Part of the Gracilimonas sp. genome is shown below.
AACAAGCTCTCGCTCGCACAAACAATCTGATCTATACTTCAATATGTCTAAGAACTAAACCTTCAGCGAAAAAAAATGCTGACTAAACATCTGTTCGGTCAGCGATTTTCGTTTCCTTGAAAGGATTACAAAGATAGGGGCTGAACCCTATTCACCGCAAGTATTTTTTGAAATTAATTTCACAATTTTTGCTAAAACTTCTGTGCTATTCAGAATCGTATAATGAGTGCCCTGTGGGGTCTTCATTGTAGTGTCTAAGAAACCTTACACCCAAATAAAAGAGCGGAGTATCAAAAAGTGCAAAGAAAAATTTGAACAAATATGAATTCAAAATGAGGATAATGAGCGTGGCGACAGAATTCACATTGTCTCCGAGATTCCCGGCCAAATATAAAATGGTTAAAATTGCGGTAGAATCTACAAGTTGACTGAACATGGTGGATGCATTATTTCTCAACCATAAATGTTTTCCGCCGGTCAGATTTTTCCAGAAGTGGAACAGACGAACATCCACAGTTTGTGCGGTGAGATATGCGATCATACTTGCAATGGTATTTCCAACCATGAACTCATACACGCCTTCAAATAATTGAATGCCGCCGCTCACCCCTCCGGTATTTGGAAGCCAGTGCCCCACCGACATCACTAAGAGCATAAAAAAATTCAAAAAGAATCCGACCCAAACTACAAGCTGTGCTTTCTTTCTTCCAAACAATTCTGAGATAAGATCAGTGGCAAGAAAAGTGACGGGATATGCAAGCACCCCAACCGGAACACTCATCGTATATATATTGCCATCTCTTACAATCGAGGGAGTAATTGCTTGCAGCCAACCGGGCATGTCTATAACAAATAACGTCACAAATTTCGTTGTACCTATTACATTCCCCAGAACTAATGCGGTTATAAAAACTCCTGCAAGGCTGAGAAACAAGGCGTCCCGCTGAGCCATCGATGGTTTATTTTCAGACATAAAAGCTTATGAATTTAAAGTCGGTCAAAAGTAATCAATCAAAACAAATTTTCAATTTCTATCGTAGCAACGAACTGAAAGCTTTCCGCATTCGTTTTATTAGTAAATTAAATGTATACCATGAACACAAAAGAACTAAACATCAAGATTGGGCTTACACAAGCGGCGATAGACCTATATATAGAAGACCGCTTTTCAATCCCGAATTTGACCAAGGAAACCGGCAAGTCGGCCTCTGAGATCTATACAATTTTTCCAAACAAAAAATCTATTCTGAAATTCTATTACCCCTCTTTGGTGATCCGTTACCGCGCGATGATTAGTGAGATCGATGACTTCGACTCTTATTCCATCAGCGAGAAGCTTTCCAATTTTGCTTTTACCCTCTTCGATATGATGGACGAGCGCCGGGGATTTGTGGAAGATACTTTTGAAAAATATGAATGGAAGTGCGCTTCCAAAAGTGAATTTCAGAAAGAGATCAAATCTTTATTCAAAGACTTCTTTACCACTGATGGCAACATCGCAACCAGTGCCGGTTTATTTATAGGCGATTGGTTTTATGCCTCCCTGAAAACCCAATACCTGTTCCTGATCAAATTCTGGCTGGAGGATGATAGTGAAGCCCGCGAACGCACCTTTGCTCTCACCGATAAGATTACCGGATTTATTGAGGAGCTTGTCTATTCAAAGATCGTGGATAAGGGATTCGATTTAGCTAAATATTCTTTAAACGCTTCTGGATTTAGTAAACAGGTTGAAGATTTCAACGACTGGATTTCAAGCTGGTTTGAGGATGAGCCGGGTAAAGAAGTCAAAATTGAAATTGAGGACGAAAAAGAAAACGAGGCCAATACCAGCTCTGATTAATTTTAAATGCTATAGTTTTAAATGTTAAATGGAACGACATATTTAACATTTAAGAATTCAAAATTTAACATTACCCTTAATGAGTAAAGACTTCCCTTCATCAAAATTTGAGCGCGGCAGTAGAATTGCCAAAACCGGTTTAAAAGTCGGCACGAACTATGCCAAGAGATATCTCCGCAAGAAATCAGGAACAGAAAATGAAACCACAGATGGAAAATTTCATTCTGATAATGCTAAAGAGGTATTCAAGGAATTCACCAAACTTAGGGGAACAGCTCTAAAAATTGCACAAGGCATGAGCATGGACCAAGGATTTCTTCCCGAGGAATTTGCCGAGGTCATGACCCAGGCACAGTACTCGGTTCCTCCTATTAATAAGGCACTGGTTCGTTCTATTATAAAGAGAGAGCTGGGGGATTATCCCGAGCAGTTGTTTGCGAAGTTTGAATCGGAGGCTTTTGCAGCAGCATCCATCGGACAGGTTCATAAAGCGGAATTAAAAGACGGACGGAAAGTGGCTATCAAAATTCAGTACCCCAATGTGCGAGAGACTATTGATTCGGATCTGGGTTTGGCAAAGATCCTGGTTAAACGCATAGTGAAAAAGGGGACCGATATGGATCCTTATTTTGAAGAGGTGAAAAGAACGCTGCTTGATGAGACCAACTATATAAAGGAGGGAAAGCAAATTGATTTGTTTCGGGAGCGGTTTGGAGGGTTGAATATTGTGATCCCAAAATGGGTGGAGGAATTTTCTACGGATAAAGTTCTTTGCATGACTTATATGGAAGGCCGACACCTTGGGGAATTCCTGAAGGAAGATCCCGATCAGGAAACTCGAGATCATTTTGGCCAGCTTTTATGGGACTTCTTCCATCAGCAGATCCAAGAGATGGATTATGTGCATGCCGATACGCATCCCGGAAATTTCTTTTTTACATATGATGATAAGCTGGGTGTCATCGATTTTGGGTGCGTGAAGAAATTCCCAAAAGAATTTTTCATGAATTACCTCCGGTTATTACCCACCCATCTCACGGACGATGAAGAAGCTATTCGTGAGTTATACGAAGACCTGAAGGTCATTGATCCCGATTCAGATACTCCTGAAAACGAAGAACGATATTTCAAATTCGCCCGAAATTATGGTAAGACCTTTGCCGAGCCTTATAAATATGAGATTTTCGATTTCGGGGATGAAGAATACCGTAACACTATCAAATATTTTACCAAAGATGCTCCCATCGGAAATGAGCCGCGTGGCTCTCAGCACTTCTTATATACCACGCGTGTACACCTGGGACTTTATAATCTGCTCATGAAAATGGGAGCGCACATCGACACCACGAAAAGCAAAGAGATATTGAGTGAAATGCTGGATGTAGATTTTGGGGAGTTGGTAGAATAGAGTAAAGAATGGAACGCAGATAAAGCGGATATTCGCAGTTATTTTTTTCTCGCTGAGTTTGACACAAAAGGGGTCGTTGATTTATCCTGGCAAGAAACTTGCCTGAGTACTTTCACAAAATGGTTTTCTGAAAAAAATGTCCCAACGGCCCGGCGAATTAAAGTAGCGTGATTCTATCAGGCGTTCCGCAGCGGGGCAAGCGAAACAAGTACAATCTTCCTGAATTAATTAACCTATTGATATTCCATTTTATATTTAACTACTAGTTCCTGTCCGGTATCAGGATCTCTCTTGCTCGCATAAAAATATCCGTCCCTTATTGCTAATAATGGATCACTCATCAGCCATTTAAGTGACAGATCTTCCGGCATGTAGGCTTTAGCAACTAAATCCCCCTGTTGGGTTATCACCCACCATTCTAAAAATTGCTCCCCTTCCTTAATCAGCCCAACCCAAATCCGATTCTCATCATCAATCTTAATCGTAAAAAGTGAGGGCCACTTTTCCGGTAACTCTGCATGCTTCACTAACAACTGATTATTCCAGTCATCCTCGTGTAAGAATTCTATCAGTTCTTCGCGTCTTATCGTTCTTTTACTGTGACTTGCATGATATAGTGCCCGCTCATAATTGCCATTACTATCGTAGATCTTGATGATAAAATCTTTTGTCCACACTGAGATCATCTCCTTCTCCGGACTTACCCTTAGTATCGTATTACCAAGAAATGCCGCAGGTTGTACCCTGGAAAGATGCTTACCTTCAACGGTAGCCATCAAGTCTTCACGGTCCCTCATTTCAAACAGCTGATCACTAATGATCTCTCCAGAATAATTCATAAAGTAGTACTTCACACCCCGGTATTCCCCTAAATTATAAGTTTCAAGCTCGATGCGTGAGTCCTTAGGATGTTCCATATAACCGGCGATCGTGGTACTGTCATAACGTGGGATAAAGTACATCGGGATCCACCCTTTTATTTCTTCATACTCTCCTACGTTTCGAGGATATTGCCGGACGGTAGTGGAATTCGAATAGCTTAACGTTTCTAAATTAAACTCATTAATTCGAAACTGCCGGCGGTCAAAAACAGATAACTTGTTCCCTTTAATTTTCATATGGCTGAAGCCCTGGAACTCTCCCGGACCAACACCTTCTCGGCCCAGGGCGGTTATATAATCTCCATTTTTGTCAAACACGTGGATCTGCTTTTGTCTCCAATCTGCAAGATATACTCTGCCCGCACTGTCAATTTCAATTTGTGAAAGATACCCCAGTATTAACTTGTCGTCATCACCTATTACTACTTCTGGAATTAATTCAATTATTTTTGCTGATCCAGCATCTGTTATAGAGATCGCGTTTGGGAGTTCTCCCAGCTTCAAGGAGAGATCATCTTTAGTTGATGAAGGAGTACAGGAGTAAAAAAATAGCAGAAAGATGACGTATCTATACATCGATTTTCCAATTATTGAAAATTTAAAAGGAATCAAAGCCCTTAAGGTGTCTTGAGCTCCTTATTATTCAAAAAAATCAGCAAATTTTTATTTTATTAGTACTATATATATAGTACAATAGAAAAATTTATATGTCAACCCGGATCCGAGATCAGAAGCATTAGTTTATACTCGTTGCGTTGCACTTCTCCGCTGCACAATGCCCCATTGAGGCCCTGCCTCATATTATTGAGTTCATTTTATAAAACAATTTCAATCTAAAAAACATACTTGGAAACAGAGCAGACCTTGGACCTCGTTGAGTAGCTCCGCTGCTCAATGCCCCCGGAGGCTCCGCCTCCACTATCTAACTAGACCGAAAATAGTGTGACCGGAATAATAGCATTATCCTCACCTAAATAATTTCTCGCTGATGAATACTTCCAATGCTGTGGTAAATTCACAAACCCAGCTTTAACCGGATTGCAATGCACATACTCGATTTTCTGATTCATCATTCTCACATCTGAAATTTGTTTGGGATGTACCCCCTTCTGCCACACCTGATACTCACTATCTTTATGCTTCGAATGTTTATATGCTATTAATTCCGATAAATAATATCTCCGGTTATGTGCTTTCAGATAGTCTATAATGCATCTTGCAGTAAATGACTTGAACCTTCCCATTTTGATTGCTAAACGCTTTCCCTCTACGATCAGATGAATGTGATTATGCATAATCACGTACGCATAGAGTTCAACTTTTTCTTTGTTTTGAAGATGTTTGATAGATTCTATGATGAGCTTGCTAATATCCTGATAAGCAAATAATGAGATTCCTTTTACCGTACTACAGGTAACAAAATAAGGATAGTGCTCTTCTTTGAATTTATACCTTGTTTTGCCCATAACTTTTTTATTTAGTTAGAGCGTTTTGAAGAGCATTCCTTACAAAATTTTTTGAGGCGGAGCCTCTTTTGGGCATTGAGCAGCAGAGCTACTCAACGAGAAGTAAGAAGTCCTAAACCCCACTTTCGTGATTTCATGCACGAAAATAACATGATTCTCAAAAAAATCTGTAAGGAATTCGGTTTTTATTGCTCTTACCTTAGAAAAAGATCATGCAAAATTCAGAAACCACTTTAGATAACATGCCGGATATCCAAAAAGCAGAACACTTACTTCATGAAGTTTTCGGGTTTGAGGAATTTCGGTCACTGCAAAAAGATATTATTGAGAATGTCCTCCAAAAAAGGGATACCCTCGCCATCATGCCTACCGGTGGCGGAAAGTCACTTTGCTTCCAAATTCCTTCTCTGATTTTTGATGGACTGACCATCGTTGTTTCTCCTCTGATATCATTAATGAAAGACCAGGTGGATCAACTCACCGCCTATGGAATCTCAGCTGCTTTCTTAAACAGTTCTCTCGCTCCCAGGGAGTATCAAAACACAATGGATCAGATTCGCCGAAATGAATTGGACCTGCTTTATCTTGCTCCGGAAACCTTGCTGAAAAGCAACATTCTCAACCTGCTTTCCGGGTTGCAGGTCGATTGTTTTGCTATTGACGAAGCTCACTGTATCTCAGAATGGGGACATGACTTCCGACCGGAATACCGCCAACTTGCAGAAGTAAAGAACAGATTCGATGATGCCGTTTGCCTCGCCCTTACCGCCACTGCAACCCCTCAGGTACAAAAAGACATCTCAAACAGTTTAGGACTTACAGATGCGAACAAATTCGTAGCCAGCTTCAACCGGAAAAATTTATACCTGAATGTAATTACCAAAACAGGTCCGCTTCGCCAAACCATCGAGTTCCTGGAAGACCACAAAGAGCAATCAGGTATCATTTATTGTTTTTCCCGCAAACAAGTGGATGAACTTACCCTTGATCTTGAAGCAAACGGCTACTCCGTTCTTCCATATCACGCCGGATTGGGAGAAGCCCGGCGAGTTAAAAATCAGGAGGGCTTTATTCGGGATGAAGTGGACATCATTGTGGCCACCATAGCCTTCGGAATGGGCATTGATAAGCCGGATGTTCGTTTTGTCATTCATTATGACATGCCAAAGAATATTGAATCATATTACCAGCAAATTGGTCGCGCGGGCAGGGATGGGTTGCAAGCCGATTGCCTGTTTTTATTCAGCTATGGGGATGCCGGTAAAATCCGCTATTTCATAAATGAGAAAACCGGTGAGGAACGACAAATATCGGAAGAGCACCTGCAGCAACTGATGGATTTTGTAGAGGCGCAACAATGCCGAAGAATTAAACTGCTTGAATATTTTGGGGAAAAATTCACGGAAGAAAATTGTGGGATGTGCGACTATTGCACCGGAGATGTGTCCGATTCGGAAAACATTACGGTTTCTGCCCAAAAATTTCTTTCTACTATTGTCCGTACCGAACAGCGTTTTGGCTTTCATCACATCAAAAACATCCTGGTCGGCTCTCGCCGAAAAGAAATACTAAAATTCAATCATGACCAACTTTCGACTTATGGAATTGGAAATGAATATAACCGAAAGGAATGGAAGCAGTTATACCGGGAATTGATGCGACAAGATATTGTGGAGAGAGGAGCTGAACATGGCGGGCTTAAATTAACCCCGAAAGCCATGGCTGTATTAAAAGGAGAACATGAATTGTTTGGTGTGATTGAGAAACAAGAGCGAAAACGCACTGTCAAAGCTTCTAAAAGTGAAATCGAATCGCTTGATTTTGACCTCAAACTGCTAAAATTACTCAAAGAAAAGCGAACAGAATTAGCAGGAGAAGAGGGAGTACCTCCTTATATCATATTTGCCGATACCACGCTAATGGAAATGGCATATTATTTCCCGCAATCGGAGGAAAGCTTATTGAAAATTCACGGCGTTGGAAAGACAAAGCGTCAAAGATACGGGGATGCGTTCCTGGATGTAATCACTGAATATTGCACTCAACATAATCTGCAAGAAAAGACCAAAAAAAGAAGCTCCCGAAAGAATTTAAAGAAAAATCCTATCAGCCGAAGTAAGCGACATCATCAGGTTGGACAAAGATATAATGAGGGAGAATCTATTCCTGAAATCGCGTCCTTTTATGAAGTCAAGGAAAGTACGGTAATCAACAATCTCACTAAATTTATTCAGGATGGCCACTCCATTCGTCCGGATAGACTTAGGGAGCTTTCGGATCTAAGCAATGAAGGTTTTGAAAGAGTAGTTACTAAATTTGAAGAATTGGGAGTAGAACTATTAAAACCTGTTTTTGAGGCTTTGGATGAACAGGTGCCTTATGATGAATTGCGCGTGGTACAGTTGTATATGATGGCGGAAGAATAGGTTTACTTTGTTTTAAATGATATGAAGTGGAATCAGGGAAAATCCTTTCAAGCCACGGGTTTAAAGTTGCTTAAACA
Proteins encoded:
- a CDS encoding queuosine precursor transporter; this encodes MSENKPSMAQRDALFLSLAGVFITALVLGNVIGTTKFVTLFVIDMPGWLQAITPSIVRDGNIYTMSVPVGVLAYPVTFLATDLISELFGRKKAQLVVWVGFFLNFFMLLVMSVGHWLPNTGGVSGGIQLFEGVYEFMVGNTIASMIAYLTAQTVDVRLFHFWKNLTGGKHLWLRNNASTMFSQLVDSTAILTILYLAGNLGDNVNSVATLIILILNSYLFKFFFALFDTPLFYLGVRFLRHYNEDPTGHSLYDSE
- a CDS encoding AarF/ABC1/UbiB kinase family protein; amino-acid sequence: MSKDFPSSKFERGSRIAKTGLKVGTNYAKRYLRKKSGTENETTDGKFHSDNAKEVFKEFTKLRGTALKIAQGMSMDQGFLPEEFAEVMTQAQYSVPPINKALVRSIIKRELGDYPEQLFAKFESEAFAAASIGQVHKAELKDGRKVAIKIQYPNVRETIDSDLGLAKILVKRIVKKGTDMDPYFEEVKRTLLDETNYIKEGKQIDLFRERFGGLNIVIPKWVEEFSTDKVLCMTYMEGRHLGEFLKEDPDQETRDHFGQLLWDFFHQQIQEMDYVHADTHPGNFFFTYDDKLGVIDFGCVKKFPKEFFMNYLRLLPTHLTDDEEAIRELYEDLKVIDPDSDTPENEERYFKFARNYGKTFAEPYKYEIFDFGDEEYRNTIKYFTKDAPIGNEPRGSQHFLYTTRVHLGLYNLLMKMGAHIDTTKSKEILSEMLDVDFGELVE
- a CDS encoding 6-bladed beta-propeller, whose protein sequence is MYRYVIFLLFFYSCTPSSTKDDLSLKLGELPNAISITDAGSAKIIELIPEVVIGDDDKLILGYLSQIEIDSAGRVYLADWRQKQIHVFDKNGDYITALGREGVGPGEFQGFSHMKIKGNKLSVFDRRQFRINEFNLETLSYSNSTTVRQYPRNVGEYEEIKGWIPMYFIPRYDSTTIAGYMEHPKDSRIELETYNLGEYRGVKYYFMNYSGEIISDQLFEMRDREDLMATVEGKHLSRVQPAAFLGNTILRVSPEKEMISVWTKDFIIKIYDSNGNYERALYHASHSKRTIRREELIEFLHEDDWNNQLLVKHAELPEKWPSLFTIKIDDENRIWVGLIKEGEQFLEWWVITQQGDLVAKAYMPEDLSLKWLMSDPLLAIRDGYFYASKRDPDTGQELVVKYKMEYQ
- the recQ gene encoding DNA helicase RecQ, producing the protein MQNSETTLDNMPDIQKAEHLLHEVFGFEEFRSLQKDIIENVLQKRDTLAIMPTGGGKSLCFQIPSLIFDGLTIVVSPLISLMKDQVDQLTAYGISAAFLNSSLAPREYQNTMDQIRRNELDLLYLAPETLLKSNILNLLSGLQVDCFAIDEAHCISEWGHDFRPEYRQLAEVKNRFDDAVCLALTATATPQVQKDISNSLGLTDANKFVASFNRKNLYLNVITKTGPLRQTIEFLEDHKEQSGIIYCFSRKQVDELTLDLEANGYSVLPYHAGLGEARRVKNQEGFIRDEVDIIVATIAFGMGIDKPDVRFVIHYDMPKNIESYYQQIGRAGRDGLQADCLFLFSYGDAGKIRYFINEKTGEERQISEEHLQQLMDFVEAQQCRRIKLLEYFGEKFTEENCGMCDYCTGDVSDSENITVSAQKFLSTIVRTEQRFGFHHIKNILVGSRRKEILKFNHDQLSTYGIGNEYNRKEWKQLYRELMRQDIVERGAEHGGLKLTPKAMAVLKGEHELFGVIEKQERKRTVKASKSEIESLDFDLKLLKLLKEKRTELAGEEGVPPYIIFADTTLMEMAYYFPQSEESLLKIHGVGKTKRQRYGDAFLDVITEYCTQHNLQEKTKKRSSRKNLKKNPISRSKRHHQVGQRYNEGESIPEIASFYEVKESTVINNLTKFIQDGHSIRPDRLRELSDLSNEGFERVVTKFEELGVELLKPVFEALDEQVPYDELRVVQLYMMAEE
- a CDS encoding transposase produces the protein MGKTRYKFKEEHYPYFVTCSTVKGISLFAYQDISKLIIESIKHLQNKEKVELYAYVIMHNHIHLIVEGKRLAIKMGRFKSFTARCIIDYLKAHNRRYYLSELIAYKHSKHKDSEYQVWQKGVHPKQISDVRMMNQKIEYVHCNPVKAGFVNLPQHWKYSSARNYLGEDNAIIPVTLFSV